CGTACCCGACGAAGCACGCGCGGGTCGGCAACGCCGTCGGTCTCGACACCCCGGCGAGCACCGTCCGGCTCCTCGCCCGGCTCGCCGAAGAGGGCTACGACCTGGGCGGGGGTTTTCCCGGTGTCGCCGAGCAGGACGGTGACGCGCTCGTCCACGCGCTGATCGCGGCGGGCGGGCAGGACGAGGACTGGCTCACCGAGGAGCAGCTCGCGGGCAACCCCGTCCGCATCTCCGGCGCGGCCTACGAGCGCTGGTACCGGACGCTCCCCGCGGACCTGCGCGCGGAGATGGAGCGGCACTGGGGCCCGCCGCCCGGCGAGCTGTTCGTCCAGGACGGCGACATCGTCCTGGCCGCCCTGCGCGCCGGCAACGTCGTGGTGATGGTGCAGCCGCCGCGCGGCTTCGGGCAGAACCCGATCGCCATCTACCACGACCCCGACCTGCCGCCCAGCCACCACTACCTGGCCGCCTACCGGTGGCTGTCGGACGAGTTCGGCGCGCACGCGATCGTGCACGTCGGCAAGCACGGCAACCTGGAGTGGCTGCCCGGCAAGGCGGCGGGGATGTCGGCGTCGTGCGGCCCCGACGCCGCCCTCGGCGATGTTCCGCTGATCTACCCGTTCCTCGTGAACGACCCCGGCGAGGGCACGCAGGCCAAGCGCCGCGCGCACGCCGTCCTGGTGGACCACATGGTCCCGCCGATGGCCCGTGCGGAGACCTACGGCGACATCGCGCGGCTGGAGCAGCTCCTCGACGAGCACGCCACGATCGCCGCGATGGATCCGGCGAAGCTGCCCGCGATCCGCGCGCAGATCTGGACGCTGATCCAGGCCGCGAAGCTCGACCACGACCTCGGCCTTGACGACCGTCCCCACGACACCGAGTTCGACGACTTCCTGCTGCATGTGGACGGCTGGCTGTGCGAGGTGAAGGACGCGCAGATCCGCGACGGCCTGCACGTCCTCGGGCAGGCGCCGACCGGCTCCACGCGAGTGGACCTGGTGCTCGCCATGCTGCGCGCCCGGCAGATGTGGTCGGGCCGAGAGACGCTGCCCGGCCTGCGCGAAGCGCTCGGCCTCACCGAGGACGGCACCGCCGGACTCACCGACGTGGACGCCGCCGAGGCCACCGCGCGCGCCCTCGTCCATGCCATGGAGGACGCCGGCTGGGCGGTGGACGCCGTCCCCCAGGTCGTGCAGCGTGTTCCGGCCGAGCGGCGCGCTCTCGTGGCCCGCGTGCTGGAGTTCGCCGCCACCGAGGTCGTCCCGCGCCTGGCGCGCACACCGGACGAGCTCGACCACGTCCTGCACGCCCTGGACGGCGGGTACGTCCCCGCGGGCCCGAGCGGGTCGCCGCTGCGCGGGCTCATCAACGTCCTGCCGACCGGCCGCAACTTCTACTCCGTGGACCCGCGCGCCGTGCCCAGCCGCCTCGCCTGGGAGACCGGGCAGGCGATGGCGGACTCGCTGCTGGAGCGCTACCGCGCCGACCACGGCGAATGGCCGCGCTCGGTCGGCCTGTCGGTGTGGGGGACGAGCGCGATGCGCACCGCGGGCGACGACATCGCCGAGGTGCTCGCGCTGCTCGGCGTCCGCCCCCGCTGGGACGAGGCATCCCGCCGCATCACCGACCTGGAGCCCGTCCCCCTGGACGAGCTGGGACGGCCGCGCATCGACGTGACCGTCCGCATCAGCGGCTTCTTCCGCGACGCGTTCCCGCACGTCGTGGCCATGCTGGACGACGCCGTCCGCCTCGTCGCGGGCCTGGACGAACCCGAGGACGCCAACTACGTCCGCGCCCACGTCCAGTCCGACGCGCGCGAGCACGGCGACGAGCGCCGCGCCACCCTGCGCGTGTTCGGGTCGGCGCCGGGAGCGTACGGGGCGGGGCTGCTCCCGCTCATCGACAGCCGCAACTGGCGCGACGACGCCGACCTCGCCGAGGTGTACGCGGTGTGGGGCGGCCACGCCTACGGCCGCGACCTCGACGGCGTCCCCGCCCGCGCCGACATGGAGAACGCCTACCGGCGGATCGCGGTCGCCGCCAAGAACGTCGACACCCGCGAGCACGACATCGCCGACTCCGACGACTACTTCCAGTACCACGGCGGCATGATCGCGACCGTGCGGGCGCTGACCGGCAAGGCGCCCGAAGCCTACGTCGGCGACAGCACCCGCCCCGACGCCGTCCGCACCCGCACGCTGTCGGAGGAGACCGCGCGCGTCTTCCGCGCCCGCGTCGTCAACCCGCAGTGGCTCGCGGCGATGCGGCGGCACGGCTACAAGGGCGCGTTCGAGCTGGCCGCGACCGTCGACTACCTGTTCGGCTACGACGCCACCACCGGCGTCATGGCCGACTGGATGTACGACAGGCTCACCGCCGCCTACGTCCTGGACGAGGAGAACCGCGCGTTCATGGAGGAGTCGAACCCGTGGGCGCTGCACGGCATCGCCGAACGGCTCCTGGAGGCGGCCGAGCGCGGCATGTGGGAACACCCGGACCCGGAGATCCTCCAAGGGCTCCAGGAGGTCTACCTCAAGGCTGAGGGCGACCTGGAGGACGACACCAGCCGCTGAGCCGCCTCCGGATACCCGGCCCAGTGCAGGTGCAGGTAGGACGCGGTGATCCGCTCATCTCCGAACCCGTCTCCGAACTTTCCGCCGGCGCCGCTCCACCGGAACAGCGGTTCGGCGGCCCCGCCGGTCAAGGCGGTGCGGTGGAACTCGTGGCCGCGGAACCGCTCGCCCGGCCGCGTCAGCGGCGACTCCACCATCGCGACCGCCTCCCGGTAGCCGAGCGTCAGCCGGGACGTCATCGCGGCCCGGCCGGGGATACGCCCGCACATCGCCCGCCCGTCGAGCTCCTCGCACAGGTACAGCAGCCCGGCGCACTCCGCGGCGACCGGGCCGCCGAACGCCGCCACGGCCGCGAGCATCGGCGCGTTGGCCGCGAGCTCGTGCGCGTGCACCTCGGGGAACCCGCCGCCGATGACGAGCGCGGCCGTCCCGTCCGGGAGGGCCTCGTCGCGCAGCGGGTCGAACACCGCCACGTCCGCACCCGCCGCGCGCAGCAGCTCCACGTGCTCGGCATAGGAGAAGGTGAACGCCGGCCCGCCCGCCACCGCGACGACCGGCCGGCCCGGCACCGGGGTCACCTGCTCCGCCGGGTCCCACGGCCGCCCCGCCGGCGGGGGAGCGGTGGCGGCGAGCCGCAGCAGCGCGTCCAGGTCGCAGGATTCGGCGACGAGCGCGCCGAGCCGCTCCACCGCGCGCACGGCGTCGCCTCCGCGCTCGGCCGCCGGGATCAGCCCGAGATGCCGGGACGGCGTGACGACCCCGCCGTCCCGCCGGATCGCCCCGAGGACCGGCACCCCCGACGCCTCCAGCGCCTCCCGGCACAGCTCCTCGTGCCGGTCCGACCCCACCCGGTTCAGGATGACCCCGCCGATCCGGACCCCCGGCTCGAACACCGCGAAGCCCTGCACGAGCGCCGCGACCGACCGGCTCTGCCGCGCCACGTCCACCACCAGGACCACCGGGGCCCCGAGCAGCCGCGCCACATGCGCCGTGGACGCGAAACCGCTCGCGCGGAACTCCTCACCGCCGTGCCCGTCGAACAGGCCCATTACGCCTTCGACCACCGCGACGTCCGCGCCGGCGGCGCCGTGCAGGAACAGCGGCGCGATCCGGTCCTCGCCCACCAGCCACGGGTCGAGGTTGCGGCCCGGCCGGCCCGCCGCGAGCGAGTGGTACCCCGGGTCGATGTAGTCGGGGCCGACCTTGTGCGGCGACACCCGCAGGCCGCGCGCCCGCAGCGCCGCGATCAGGCCGGTCGCGACGGTCGTCTTCCCGCTGCCCGACGACGGCGCCGCGACGACGAGCCGCGGCACTGCATGGGAGGTCACCACTCGATGCCCCGCTGGCCCTTCTGCCCCGCGTCCATCGGATGCTTGACCTTGCCCATCTCCGTCACCAGGTCCGCGACCTCGACGAGCCGGTCCGGCGCGTCCCGTCCGGTGATGACGACGTGCTGGTCCCCGGGACGACCGGTGAGGGTCTCGACGACTTCGGCCAGGTCCAGCCAGCCCCACTTGAGCGGGTAGGTGAACTCGTCCAGGACGTAGAAGCGGTACGTCTCGGCGGCCAGGTCGCGCTTGATCTGCGCCCAGCCCTCCCGCGCGTTCTCCGCGTGGTCGTCCTCGGCGCCCGGCCGCCGGATCCACGACCAGCCCTCACCCATCTTGTGCCAGGCGACGGACCCGCCCTCGCCGCTCTCGCCCAGCACCCGCAGGGCGCGCTCCTCGCCGATCCGCCACTTCGCCGACTTCACGAACTGGAACACCCCGATCGGCCAGCCCTGGTTCCACGCCCGCAGCGCCATCCCGAACGCGGCGGTGGACTTGCCCTTGCCGGGCCCGGTGTGGACGATCAGCAGCGGCCGGTTGCGGCGCTGCCGCGTGGTGAGACCGTCGTCGGGGACGGACACCGGCTTCCCCTGGGGCATGTCAGGCCGCCTTCCTGTGCTCCTGCTTGCGATGACTCCGGACGATCCCGTCGAGGTCGCCCAGCGGGACGAGCCGCGCATCCAGCCGCACCGCCAGCTTCCCCGCCAGCCCGAGCCGCACCGGGCCGTCCTCGCAGTCCACGACGATCCCCGCCGTGCCCGCGAGCAGACCCGCCGCCCGCTCCACGTCGCCTGCCGCGGTGGCGCGGCCGTCGGTGACGACCACCAGCAGCGGACGGCGCGCCGGATCGCGCAGCCGCTCCACGCGCAGCACCTCCGCGGCCTTCACCAGCCCGGCGGCCAGCGGCGTGCGGCCCCCGGTCGGCAGCGCGCGCAGCCGCGCCGCCCCCGCCTCCACCGACGAGGTCGGCGGCAGCACCAGGTCGGCGTCCCGCCCCCGGAAGGTGATCATGCCGATCTTGTCGCGGCGCTGGTAGGCGTCCAGCAGCAGGCTCAGCACGGCCGTCTTCACCGTGGTCATGCGGCGCCGCGCGGCCATCGACCCGCTGGCGTCCACGACGAACAGCACCAGGTTGCCCTCGCGCCCCTCGCGGACCGACTCGCGCAGGTCGTCCGGCCGCAGCACCAGGCCGGGACCGGACCGCCCGCGCGCCCGCTGATGCGGCGCCGCGGCCAGCAGCGTCGCGATCACGTGCGGGTCGCGAATCCGCCCCGCCGGGCGGCGCGTACCCGTCACCTTGCCCAGCGCCGTCCGCGACCGCGACCGGCGGCCCGCCGCGCCCTCGCCGACGCCCGGGACCTTCAGCAGCGGCACCGCGTGCGGCGCGGCGGCCGCCGCGACCTTCCCGGCCTCCGCCTCTCCCGCACCGCCGGGCGCTTCGCTCTCCGTCGCCTCCCCATCCCCGCTCGGTGCGTCGCCGGGCCGTGCGGCGTCTGGTGCGTCGGAATGCTCCGCCCCGTCACCGGAGGGCGGCGACGGACCGTCCCCGCCCTCCGGTGGCGCGCCGCCGGGCGGTGTGTCGTCGGGCCCGTCATCGGGGGACGTACTGTTCAGCAGCTCATCCAGGAGGGACTCGTCCAGGCCGGGCGCGTCGAACGGGTCGCGGCGGCGGCGATGGGGCAGCGCCAGGCGCGCGGCCGCCCGGACGTCCTCGGCCGTCACCTCGGCCCGCCCCCGCCACGCCGCGTGCGCCAGGGCGGCGTTCGCCGTGACCAGGTCGGCGCGCAGGCCGTCCACCTCGAACCCGGCGCACACCGCCGCGATCTGCTCCAGCCGCTCGTCCGGCAGTCGCACTCCGTCCAGCCGCTCCCGCGCGGCGGAGATCCGCCCGGCGAGTTCGGCCTCGGCGTCCGCCCAGCGCGCCGCGAACGCCTCAGGGCCGGCCTCGAACGCCAGCCGCCGCCGTACCACCTCCGCCCGCTCCTTCGGGTCCCGCGACGCCCGCACCTCGACCGTCAGCCCGAACCGGTCCAGGAGCTGCGGGCGCAACTCGCCCTCCTCGGGGTTCATCGTCCCGACGAGCAGGAACCGCGCCGCGTGCCGGACCGACACCGACTCCCGCTCGACGTAGCAGGTGCCGAGGGCGGCGGCGTCCAGCAGCAGGTCTACCAGGTGGTCGTGCAGCAGGTTCACCTCGTCCACGTAAAGGACGCCGCGGTGCGCCGCCGCCAGCAGCCCCGGCTCGAACGCCTTCACGCCCTCGGTGAGGGCCCGCTCGACGTCGAGGGACCCGGCGAGCCGGTCCTCGGACGCGCCGACCGGCAGCTCCACCAGCGCCGCCGGGCGCCGCGCGGACGGGCCGCCCGGATCGTGCGGCCCGTCCGGGCACGCCGGGTCCGGCGCGGCCGGGTCGCAGGCGAACCGGCACGCCGGCACGACGTCCACGGCGGGCAGCTGCGCGGCCAGCGCGCGGACGATCGTGGACTTCGCGGTGCCCTTCTCACCGCGCACCAGCACGCCCCCGACCCGGGGGGAGACCGCGTTCAGCAGCAGCGCCAGTTTCAGATCGTCCATGCCGACGACGGCGCTGAAGGGATAGTGGGTGTTCAATCAGTGACCTTCCGGTTGATATGGGCGATCCGCCAGCCGTTTCCGGTGGAGACGAGAGCAGTCGTCGACAAGGGCGTGATGTCGATGCGGTCCGCGGCTGTGACGTCCACCCCGAGAGCGTGGGCGAGCGCCGCCCGGATGACGCCCGAATCGCAAACGGCGATACCGGACACGCCGGTGTCGAGCCAGGCCGCGACGCGGGCCGCGAGGTCGGCCCGGCTCTCGCCGCCGTGCGGCACGGCGTGCGGGTCGGACAGCCAGCGAGCCAGCGCGTCCGGCTCCCGCGCCGCCACCCGCGTGTACGGGAGACCGGCCCAGCGGCCGTGGTCCGCCTCGGCCAGCGCCGCGACCGGCCGGGCGGCGAGTTCGAGCGCCTCACACGTCTCCAGTGCCGCCCGCGCCGGCGACGACCATGCCTCGGCGCCGGACAGCGTCCCGGCCAGGCGCCGCGCCCTGGCCAGGCCGCCCGCGTCGGCCGCGCCGCCGGCCGGGAAGCGGGCCTCCCGCATCCCGGCCGACGTCGCGTGCCGGACGAACAGCACTCCGATCAGGCTGGCGCCGCGACGGGCGCGGGACGCCGCGCCCGGTCGGACGCCCATCCGAACAGGGCTCCGAACGCCGCCCAGAACACCAGCTGGGTACCGAGCGACGCGACCCGGAACTCCCACAGCAGGGCGGCGGGGAACCCGTCCGGCACCTCGTTCACCCCGGGCAGCGCCAGCCACGCCGCCACGACCGGCACCAGGAAGGCGAGCACCGCCGCCGCCCAGCGCGCCCACGGCCCGCCGGTGACGCGCCTGGCCGTGGTCACCGCGATGGCCACGGCGAGCAGCCCGATGACGACCATCGCCAGATACAGCAGGGTCCGGCTGGTGATCGTCTCGGGGTCGCCGACCGCCGGGGGATTGGCGGGGTACTTCAGGAACGGGACGACGATGACCGCGGCGAAGGCCGTCCCGGCGGCGGCGAGGGCGAGGCCCCCGTCCGACCGCGGGCCGACCCGCCCGCGCAGCGCCGCGAAGACCAGCGCGAACACGCCGCCCACCGCGAGCCCGTACAGGCCCGTGGCGAGGAAGAGCCCGAACTTCTGCGTCCCGCGGCTCACCTCCGCGCCGTGGTCGTGCCCGCCGCCGGCGGCCTCGTGTTCATGCTCGTGGCCGTGTGCGGGCTCGGCCGCCGCGGCGGCCTCCTCCAGTGCGATCGCGTCATCGATGCGGGGCTCGCCCACGGCGAACGCGAACGCGCCCGCGACGAGCCCGGCCAGCAGGCCGAGAAGAAGGCCCCTGACCAGCAGGGTCCGGATCATGGGGCGGCCTCAGTGGCACGGCACGCCGAGCAGGTGCCGCCCGTCGTGCATCAGCTCGTGGAGGTAGCCGCCCGTCTGCGACACGGCGCCGTTGTCCATCAGGACGAGGTAGCCGATGAGCAGCAGCACGGGAACCGCGAGCAGCCAAGGAACGAGGCGTGGAAGGGGGATGTTGCCTGGAGCCGACAGCGTGCTCACGGTACCTCCGAAGGGAAATCTTGCGCGTCCCGGACTATGAGGTCGCGGCCGCCCGAGCGACCTGGCTCCCGGGCTCGTCGTCCCGGATACAGTGGCGCGTCCGCACCGGCCTCTCACCGGATTTCCCTCGGGCAACCGTGAATCAGGCGAAACATACGACCTGGCAGGATGCTTGTCAACCCGCCGGGCGCGGCAGTCCGGCATCGGCCTTGCCGACGGTCAGAATCTGCACGGCGCGATCGCCGCCGTGAGATTCGCGCCCATGCTGGCAGGGTCCATGTCCTCGAGTACCTCTCCCAGGCCGGCGACGGAACCCCAACGTGATGGAACTGCGGACCCTTGGCGCTGTCACGGATCTTCGTGCGGAGCGCGCGGTGTGCTGCTTCTGGTTCGTGACATCTCCAGACATTCCGGGAACTGTTGCGACGTGGGGGCCGGGCGATCGTAGGGATGGGAGGCAAGCCAGGAGGAGCTTGTGTCGTCCTGGCCCGAGGCTGTGCTGTCGTGCTCGGTAGGCCAGTCTGTCGCCGTCCGTGATGGTCGATGCATCCACCGCAGACCCACCCTGCCCTTATGAGAAGAGCGAGGAGTGCCGGTGGTGTGTACCGGCGATGTGGCTGCGAGGAGCCAGACACCGGCCGCACCCTGGGTAGTAGGTGTCCGCGACTGGCGGCCGAGCGCAGCCATGGCAGTTGGTACCTGCGCCTCGAACTGGACACCGGAACGGACGGTCGCCGTCGACGGGTCCGCCGGGGCGGGTTCCCGACCCGCAAGGCCGCGCTGGAGGCGTTGGTACGGCTGCGTGGCCCGGCTGGGAGTCCGCTGACGGTCGCCTCGTGGCTGGAGCGGTGGCTGGAGAACCATCCGGGTGCGCCGTCCACGGTGACCGGGTACGCCGATCACGTGCGGCGGTATCTGAACCCGCTGTTGGGTCACCTGCTGCTGGCGGAAATGTCGGTCCTGCGCGTGGAGGAGATGTTCGCGGTCATCACCCGCGAGCATCAGGGCGCGGGCCGGCGGCTGTCGGCCGCGACGCTGGATCGGATCCGCGCGACGCTGCGGGCGGCGTTGAACGCGGCGCTCCGCCAGGGGCTGGTGGAGGAGAACCCGGCGTCGCTGGTGGCGTTGCCTCCGACGCGGCGGCCGCGTGCGGTGGTGTGGACCGCCGCCCGTGTCCAGCACTGGCGCAAGACCGGGGAGCGGCCCGCCGTGGCTGTATGGACCGCTGCTCAGACGGCCCAGTTCCTGGACGCGATCGCCGCGCACCGTCTGTATGCGGCCTACCATCTGATCGCGTTGCGTGGACTGCGGCGCGGTGAGGCGGCCGGGCTGCGGTGGTGCGATGTCGACTTGGACGAGGGCACCGCGGTGATCTGCCGGCAGTTGCAGCGACGGGACGGGCGGCTGATGGTATGCCCGCCCAAGACCGCGCACAGTACCCGGGTGATCGCGCTGGACCGCACCACGATCGCGGCGCTGCGCGCCCATCGATCAAAGCAGCAGGCCGAAGCGGCCGCCTACGGCGAGGGGTACCGCGACAGCGGGTATGTCTTCACCAACCTCAACGGTGACCCGGTTGCCCCGGGCCGGCTCACCCACGTGTTCCAGAAACTGATCGCCGAGCACGACCTGGCGCCGATCCGGCTGCACGACCTACGCCATGGTGCCGCGACGCTGGCGCTGGCCGCCGGCGTGGAACTGAAGGTGGTGCAGGAGATGCTCGGCCATTCCAGCATCGTGCTGACCGCCGACACCTACACCTCCGTCCTACCCGAAGTCGCGCACCGCGCAGCCGAGCAGACCGCAACGCACCTGCTGCGCGCCGCGGGCATGGTGCCCGGCACCACCCGACGTCGCGGCCGTGCCCTGGCCCGGCATCGGCGCCCTACTGGGGGTCACACCCGGACCGGTCTGGTGCGGCGCCGGGGGGCGAACAGTAGGCGTCCCGCATCGGCAGGTCCCCGCCCACGGGCTCGGCCGCTTGGACGCCTCCGCTCGGATCCTGCGGTATCGGCTGCGTAATCGAGAGCCTGTGCTCCCTGCCCCACCTGGCGACCTGCGAAAGGACTAACCGCATACCGGTGACGCGCCACCGCTGAAGAGGTGGGTGCGGAGATACGGCCTTGCCCCCACAGGGACGGCAAGACAGAAAGCGACCGTGGCTCGGCTTGTGCGCCGTCTAGGCCCCAGGGTGGCCTCATCCCGGCCCAAGGCATGATCACCGACACACCCGGCAGAGGGTGTTTGCCCTGGTCAGGGGTGGTGGGTCGCGTGGGACTCGAACCCACAGCCTACGGATTAAAAGTCCGGAGCTCTGCCAATTGAGCTAGCGACCCGTCGTGCAAGGGTACCGAGATCGCCGGGGGGTTCGCGACGGGGTTACGGGGTGGCGGCCAGGTGGACGGGGAGGTGCTTCAGGCCGTTCTGGAAGTTGGAGGTCAGGCGGACGGGCGGGCCGGTGCGGGTGATGCGGAGGGGGAGGAGTTCGCGGAAGACGGCGCGCATCTGGGTGCGGGCCAGGTGGGCGCCGAGGCAGAAGTGGGGGCCGAAGCCGAAGCTGACGTGGTCGTTGGGGTGCGGGCGATGTCGAAGCGGTCGGGGGAGGGGAAGACCGTTTCGTCGCGGTTGGCGGAGGCGTGGTAGACGACGACCTTGTCGCCCGCCCGGATGTCCTGGCCGGAGAGCCGCAGGGACGTGGTGGCGGTGCGGCGGAAGTCCATCACCGGGGGCCATTGACGCGCTCCCCGGCCTGAAGGCCGGGGATTCAGCCCGTGCCGCGGGTGCGGCACCTCTGTGGCTTCCTGTTTCACCGGGTCCTGCCCTCCGCTAGGCGGCGGGTCTTACGGTCCCTCCGCAGGCGTTTAGCCTCTCCGCCCGTCCGGCGGCGAGGATGTTCTTGGCGGCGTTGACGTCCCGGTCGTGGACCGCCCCGCACGGGCAGGCCCACGACCGGACGTTCAGCGGCATGGACTCGGCGACCGCCCCGCACGCCGAGCACAGTTTCGAGCTGGGGAACCAGCGGTCCACCTTGACCAGGGTCCGGCCATGCCGGGCGGCCTTGTAGGTGAGCATCTGCGTGAACTGGCCCCATCCGGCGTCGTGCACGCTCTTGGCCAGGCGCGTGCGGGCCAGGCCCTTCACCGCCAGGTCCTCCACCATCACCGCTTGGTTCTCGCGGACGATCCGGGTGGAGAGCTGGTGAGCGAAGTCCCGGCGCGCATCGGCCACCCGAGCATGGGCACGGGCGACCTTGACCACGGCCTTGGCGCGGTTGTTCGATCCCTTCGCCTTGCGGGACAGGGCCTGCTGAGCCTTGCGCAACCGCCGTTCGGCGCGGCGGAGGAACCGCCGATTGCCGATCTTCCGGCCGTCCGAGAGCACCGCGAAGTGCGTCAGGCCCAGGTCGATCCCGATCTCGGCGGCCGTCTGCGGCAGCGGCTCGCCGGCGGCCTCGACCACGAACGAGGCGAAGTACCGCCCGGCCGCGTCTTTGATCACGGTCACGCTGGACGGTTCGGACGGCAGGCGGCGGGACCAGCGCACTTTGACATCGCCGATCTTCGGCAGGCGCAGTTTCCCTCCCGCCGTGACCTGGAAGCGGGCATTGCGGGTGAAGCGGATCACCTGCCGGTTGTCCTTGCGGGACCGGAACCGGGGCGGGGCGGCCTTCGGCCCCTTGCGCTTGCCCGACAGCGAAGCGAAGAAGTTGCGGTAGGCGGTGTTCAGGTCGGCCAGCGCCTGCTGGAGCACCACGGCGGACACCTCGCCCAGCCAGGAACGCTGCGGGGTCTTCTTGGCCTCGGTGATGACCCGCTTGGACAGCTCGCCGTCGGAGATGTACGGCAGACCGGCCGCGTGGGCGTCCTGCCTGGCGCGCAGCCCGTCGTTGAACACCACCCGGGAGCACCCGAACGCGCGGGCCAGAACGGCGCACTGGCCCGGGGTCGGGTAGAGGCGGAAGGTGTACCGGAGCTGCACGCCATGATTTTGGCATTGGTGTATGACCGAGTACGAAGACATCAGAACAGG
The sequence above is drawn from the Actinomadura hallensis genome and encodes:
- the cobN gene encoding cobaltochelatase subunit CobN codes for the protein MSADTSGQDRVVLLLSTSDTDLLSARGSGAAYRLGNPARLAADDLPELVEGTDLVVVRLLGGRRAWEDGLDALLAGPRPVVVLGGEQAPDAELMELSTVSGGVCADAHAYLAHGGPANLAELHAFLSDTVLLTGRGFEPPRPTPTWGLLERETRAEEGPVVAVLYYRAHHMAGNTAFVEALCTAIEDAGGRPLPVFCSSLRTAEPELLATLRRADALVVTVLAAGGARPATAGAGGDDEAWDVGALADLDVPILQGLCLTTGRDAWADSDDGLSPLDAASQVAIPEFDGRIITVPFSFKETGEDGLTFYAADPERAARVAGIAVRHARLRHTPPRDRRVVVMLSAYPTKHARVGNAVGLDTPASTVRLLARLAEEGYDLGGGFPGVAEQDGDALVHALIAAGGQDEDWLTEEQLAGNPVRISGAAYERWYRTLPADLRAEMERHWGPPPGELFVQDGDIVLAALRAGNVVVMVQPPRGFGQNPIAIYHDPDLPPSHHYLAAYRWLSDEFGAHAIVHVGKHGNLEWLPGKAAGMSASCGPDAALGDVPLIYPFLVNDPGEGTQAKRRAHAVLVDHMVPPMARAETYGDIARLEQLLDEHATIAAMDPAKLPAIRAQIWTLIQAAKLDHDLGLDDRPHDTEFDDFLLHVDGWLCEVKDAQIRDGLHVLGQAPTGSTRVDLVLAMLRARQMWSGRETLPGLREALGLTEDGTAGLTDVDAAEATARALVHAMEDAGWAVDAVPQVVQRVPAERRALVARVLEFAATEVVPRLARTPDELDHVLHALDGGYVPAGPSGSPLRGLINVLPTGRNFYSVDPRAVPSRLAWETGQAMADSLLERYRADHGEWPRSVGLSVWGTSAMRTAGDDIAEVLALLGVRPRWDEASRRITDLEPVPLDELGRPRIDVTVRISGFFRDAFPHVVAMLDDAVRLVAGLDEPEDANYVRAHVQSDAREHGDERRATLRVFGSAPGAYGAGLLPLIDSRNWRDDADLAEVYAVWGGHAYGRDLDGVPARADMENAYRRIAVAAKNVDTREHDIADSDDYFQYHGGMIATVRALTGKAPEAYVGDSTRPDAVRTRTLSEETARVFRARVVNPQWLAAMRRHGYKGAFELAATVDYLFGYDATTGVMADWMYDRLTAAYVLDEENRAFMEESNPWALHGIAERLLEAAERGMWEHPDPEILQGLQEVYLKAEGDLEDDTSR
- a CDS encoding cobyrinate a,c-diamide synthase, with protein sequence MTSHAVPRLVVAAPSSGSGKTTVATGLIAALRARGLRVSPHKVGPDYIDPGYHSLAAGRPGRNLDPWLVGEDRIAPLFLHGAAGADVAVVEGVMGLFDGHGGEEFRASGFASTAHVARLLGAPVVLVVDVARQSRSVAALVQGFAVFEPGVRIGGVILNRVGSDRHEELCREALEASGVPVLGAIRRDGGVVTPSRHLGLIPAAERGGDAVRAVERLGALVAESCDLDALLRLAATAPPPAGRPWDPAEQVTPVPGRPVVAVAGGPAFTFSYAEHVELLRAAGADVAVFDPLRDEALPDGTAALVIGGGFPEVHAHELAANAPMLAAVAAFGGPVAAECAGLLYLCEELDGRAMCGRIPGRAAMTSRLTLGYREAVAMVESPLTRPGERFRGHEFHRTALTGGAAEPLFRWSGAGGKFGDGFGDERITASYLHLHWAGYPEAAQRLVSSSRSPSALR
- the cobO gene encoding cob(I)yrinic acid a,c-diamide adenosyltransferase, with the translated sequence MPQGKPVSVPDDGLTTRQRRNRPLLIVHTGPGKGKSTAAFGMALRAWNQGWPIGVFQFVKSAKWRIGEERALRVLGESGEGGSVAWHKMGEGWSWIRRPGAEDDHAENAREGWAQIKRDLAAETYRFYVLDEFTYPLKWGWLDLAEVVETLTGRPGDQHVVITGRDAPDRLVEVADLVTEMGKVKHPMDAGQKGQRGIEW
- a CDS encoding magnesium chelatase subunit D family protein, with protein sequence MDDLKLALLLNAVSPRVGGVLVRGEKGTAKSTIVRALAAQLPAVDVVPACRFACDPAAPDPACPDGPHDPGGPSARRPAALVELPVGASEDRLAGSLDVERALTEGVKAFEPGLLAAAHRGVLYVDEVNLLHDHLVDLLLDAAALGTCYVERESVSVRHAARFLLVGTMNPEEGELRPQLLDRFGLTVEVRASRDPKERAEVVRRRLAFEAGPEAFAARWADAEAELAGRISAARERLDGVRLPDERLEQIAAVCAGFEVDGLRADLVTANAALAHAAWRGRAEVTAEDVRAAARLALPHRRRRDPFDAPGLDESLLDELLNSTSPDDGPDDTPPGGAPPEGGDGPSPPSGDGAEHSDAPDAARPGDAPSGDGEATESEAPGGAGEAEAGKVAAAAAPHAVPLLKVPGVGEGAAGRRSRSRTALGKVTGTRRPAGRIRDPHVIATLLAAAPHQRARGRSGPGLVLRPDDLRESVREGREGNLVLFVVDASGSMAARRRMTTVKTAVLSLLLDAYQRRDKIGMITFRGRDADLVLPPTSSVEAGAARLRALPTGGRTPLAAGLVKAAEVLRVERLRDPARRPLLVVVTDGRATAAGDVERAAGLLAGTAGIVVDCEDGPVRLGLAGKLAVRLDARLVPLGDLDGIVRSHRKQEHRKAA
- a CDS encoding histidine phosphatase family protein; the encoded protein is MGVRPGAASRARRGASLIGVLFVRHATSAGMREARFPAGGAADAGGLARARRLAGTLSGAEAWSSPARAALETCEALELAARPVAALAEADHGRWAGLPYTRVAAREPDALARWLSDPHAVPHGGESRADLAARVAAWLDTGVSGIAVCDSGVIRAALAHALGVDVTAADRIDITPLSTTALVSTGNGWRIAHINRKVTD
- a CDS encoding CbtA family protein; amino-acid sequence: MIRTLLVRGLLLGLLAGLVAGAFAFAVGEPRIDDAIALEEAAAAAEPAHGHEHEHEAAGGGHDHGAEVSRGTQKFGLFLATGLYGLAVGGVFALVFAALRGRVGPRSDGGLALAAAGTAFAAVIVVPFLKYPANPPAVGDPETITSRTLLYLAMVVIGLLAVAIAVTTARRVTGGPWARWAAAVLAFLVPVVAAWLALPGVNEVPDGFPAALLWEFRVASLGTQLVFWAAFGALFGWASDRARRPAPVAAPA
- a CDS encoding CbtB domain-containing protein, which gives rise to MSTLSAPGNIPLPRLVPWLLAVPVLLLIGYLVLMDNGAVSQTGGYLHELMHDGRHLLGVPCH